From Asterias amurensis chromosome 3, ASM3211899v1, a single genomic window includes:
- the LOC139934608 gene encoding testis-specific serine/threonine-protein kinase 4-like, protein MAIIPIMTSEQNETNTSEAPTPSGKGNGTAKERGQSVLEQHGFTVGETIGHGSYAAVKLAYSSRHKCKVGIKIVSKRKAPEDYLKKFLPREIQVVKVLKHPNLICFLQSIETTSRVYFIMELAESGDLLDYIKSHGAVTESQTGIWFHQLVDGMEYCHDQGIVHRDLKCENILLNKNNILKITDFGFARGHMKPPDKRVILSETYCGSYAYAPPEILRGIPYDPMLGDIWSMGVVLFTMVFGRLPFDDTNHKVLLQQVQKSPSFPSNRNAADDCKDLICRILSVAKRRIHISEIREDRWFRRLGSNIIKTKKASMVKMPASSEAKLGGTGETADRTASKKVADKSD, encoded by the coding sequence ATGGCGATCATCCCCATAATGACTTCTGAGCAAAACGAAACCAACACTAGCGAAGCCCCAACCCCGTCGGGTAAAGGCAATGGTACCGCCAAAGAACGGGGACAATCGGTTCTCGAACAGCATGGCTTTACCGTCGGAGAGACAATAGGACACGGGTCTTATGCTGCCGTCAAACTCGCTTACTCCAGCAGGCACAAGTGTAAAGTTGGTATTAAGATCGTATCCAAGAGAAAAGCTCCTGAAGACTATCTCAAGAAGTTTCTACCACGAGAGATTCAAGTTGTTAAAGTTCTGAAGCACCCTAACCTCATCTGTTTCTTGCAGTCAATCGAGACAACCAGTCGGGTGTATTTCATCATGGAACTGGCAGAGAGTGGAGACCTCTTGGACTACATCAAATCACATGGAGCTGTGACTGAGTCTCAAACGGGTATCTGGTTTCATCAACTTGTAGATGGGATGGAGTATTGTCACGATCAAGGGATCGTCCATCGAGACCTCAAGTGTGAAAACATTCTactcaacaaaaataacattctCAAAATCACTGATTTTGGATTCGCACGAGGCCACATGAAGCCACCAGACAAGAGAGTGATCCTGAGTGAGACGTACTGCGGCAGCTACGCCTATGCCCCTCCCGAAATCTTACGAGGAATTCCTTACGACCCTATGCTCGGGGATATCTGGAGTATGGGTGTGGTCCTCTTCACCATGGTCTTTGGAAGACTACCCTTTGATGACACCAACCATAAAGTTCTCCTTCAGCAAGTTCAGAAATCACCATCTTTCCCGTCCAACCGAAACGCAGCAGATGACTGCAAGGATCTCATCTGTAGGATTCTGTCAGTAGCCAAGAGGCGGATCCATATCAGTGAGATCAGGGAGGACAGATGGTTTCGGAGACTGGGAAGTAACATTATCAAGACCAAGAAGGCATCAATGGTTAAGATGCCAGCGTCCAGTGAGGCCAAGCTTGGGGGTACGGGAGAAACGGCGGACAGGACGGCAAGCAAGAAGGTTGCTGACAAGAGCGATTGA
- the LOC139934609 gene encoding charged multivesicular body protein 1a-like encodes MPKIEDTLFQLKFATKQLERSAKKCEKDQKVQQAKVKKAIEQKNVEGARIYAENAIRKKNEGLNFLRMASRVDAVSSRVQSALMMKDLTKSMGQVVKGMDSAMKSMDLQKIAGVMEKFEKQFEDLDVHTQVMEGSMGQATTLTTPQDQVDKLIQEVAEENGLEMISELNAAPIASGSLSVASSSSRSVRDEDRLDQRLRALRE; translated from the exons ATGCCGAAAATAGAAG ACACATTGTTTCAACTCAAG TTTGCTACAAAGCAACTTGAGCGATCAGCCAAAAAGTGTGAAAAAGACCAAAAAGTCCAACAGGCCAAAGTAAAGAAG GCGATCGAACAGAAGAATGTTGAAGGAGCGAGAATATATGCTGAGAATGCTATTAGGAAGAAGAATGAGGGGCTAAACTTCTTGAGAATGGCGTCAAGGGTAGACGCAGTATCATCAAGGGTACAGTCAGCACTGATGATGAAAGAT CTGACAAAGTCAATGGGTCAAGTCGTGAAGGGAATGGATTCAGCTATGAAGTCGATGGATCTTCAAAAG ATTGCTGGCGTCATGGAGAAGTTTGAGAAACAGTTTGAGGACCTTGACGTTCACACACAG GTGATGGAGGGTTCTATGGGTCAAGCTACTACACTCACCACCCCACAAGACCAGGTGGATAAACTCATCCAAGAAGTAGCTGAAGAAAACGGCTTAGAGATGATCTCCGAGCTGAATGCCGCCCCGATTGCGTCAGGGTCTCTCTCTGTCGCTTCGTCATCATCAAGGTCGGTTAGAGATGAGGATCGTCTTGACCAGAGGTTAAGAGCTCTTAGGGAATAG